The following coding sequences lie in one Aspergillus luchuensis IFO 4308 DNA, chromosome 8, nearly complete sequence genomic window:
- a CDS encoding uncharacterized protein (CAZy:GH16;~COG:G;~EggNog:ENOG410PFK0;~InterPro:IPR000757,IPR013320,IPR017168;~PFAM:PF00722;~SECRETED:SignalP(1-21);~go_component: GO:0005618 - cell wall [Evidence IEA];~go_function: GO:0004553 - hydrolase activity, hydrolyzing O-glycosyl compounds [Evidence IEA];~go_function: GO:0016798 - hydrolase activity, acting on glycosyl bonds [Evidence IEA];~go_process: GO:0005975 - carbohydrate metabolic process [Evidence IEA];~go_process: GO:0071555 - cell wall organization [Evidence IEA]), with translation MRLPLVSSTVALLSSASLVAAQTYTNCNPLKKSCPADPALGKSASYDFTQGSSSDFTATGSPTYGDNGAEFTVAQQGDAPLIQSNWYIMFGHVEYVIKAAPGTGIVSSAVLQSDDLDEIDWEWLGGNDQLVQTNYFGKGDTSSYNRGATHNDPGNHDDFHTYTVDWTSKQIVWQIDGTTVRVLTPDTADTNQYPQTPMVVKVGVWAGGDPSNPQGTIDWAGGTTDYSAGPYTMYLKSLKVTDYSTGSSYSYGDESGDWTSITANGGQVNGNIGADTMTSIESAPTVTSTVASIPIPWSGTHRETSSFVTPDVWPWVATATSTSLPSGWTYSGSRQIQPPSAASSSSQCISASSQSRPASFSPSVSKSRSRTPSLTASSTTAAGQTSSATHAGSSTTTRHLSPTSTNHAAPNVNAAGRPNRIHIGMHVICVLISTVIML, from the exons ATGAGACTTCCGCTTGTTAGCTCGACAGTCGCTCTTCTTTCCAGCGCCAGCTTAGTGGCAGCGCAGACATACACCAATTGTAACCCACTGAAGAAAT CATGTCCTGCGGATCCCGCACTGGGCAAATCTGCGAGCTATGACTTCACTCAAGGCAGTTCGTCCGACTTTACTGCAACCGGTAGCCCGACCTATGGTGACAATGGTGCCGAGTTCACCGTAGCTCAACAGGGAGATGCGCCATTGATCCAGTCCAACTGGTACATCATGTTTGGGCACGTGGAATACGTGATCAAGGCTGCCCCTGGAACGGGCATTGTCAGCAGTGCCGTTTTGCAGTCCGATGACCTGGATGAGATCGACTGGGAATGGCTTGGAGGGAACGACCAGCTTGTGCAAACCAACTACTTCGGAAAAGGAGATACAAGTAGCTACAATCGTGGAGCTACCCATAATGATCCTGGGAACCACGACGACTTTCACACCTATACTGTGGACTGGACGAGCAAGCAAATCGTCTGGCAGATCGATGGCACAACGGTCAGAGTGCTTACGCCGGATACTGCCGACACGAACCAGtacccccaaacccccatGGTTGTCAAAGTAGGAGTCTGGGCTGGAGGCGATCCCAGTAACCCTCAAGGTACAATCG ATTGGGCTGGAGGCACGACCGATTACAGCGCCGGACCCTACACAATGTACTTGAAGTCCCTCAAAGTGACGGACTATTCGACTGGCTCGTCATACTCATATGGTGATGAGAGTGGGGACTGGACGTCAATCACTGCCAACGGAGGCCAGGTTAATGGAAACATTGGGGCCGATACAATGACCTCAATTGAGTCAGCACCCACTGTGACGTCGACAGTTGCCAGTATCCCTATCCCTTGGAGCGGCACTCATCGTGAAACATCCAGCTTTGTGACTCCAGATGTCTGGCCTTGGGTTGCGACAGCAACATCGACATCGCTGCCTTCTGGCTGGACATATTCTGGTTCTAGACAAATCCAGCCGCCTAGCGCGGCTTCT TCTTCCTCCCAGTGTATATCAGCCTCCTCGCAATCTCGGCCGGCTTcattctccccctccgtctctAAATCCCGCTCAAGAACTCCAAGTTTGACTGCTTCCTCGACGACTGCTGCTGGACAAACTAGTTCCGCCACTCATGCGGGTAGCTCCACCACGACCAGACATCTCTCTCCTACTTCAACCAATCACGCAGCCCCAAATGTGAATGCTGCGGGAAGACCAAATAGGATTCACATTGGCATGCATGTGATATGTGTGCTTATTAGCACAGTGATCATGCTCTGA